In Chlorocebus sabaeus isolate Y175 chromosome 19, mChlSab1.0.hap1, whole genome shotgun sequence, a single genomic region encodes these proteins:
- the DUSP18 gene encoding dual specificity protein phosphatase 18 gives MTAPSCAFPVQFRQPSVSGLSQITKSLYISNGVAANNKLMLSSNQITMVINVSVEVVNTLYEDIQYMQVPVADAPNSRLCDFFDPIADHIHSVEMKQGRTLLHCAAGVSRSAALCLAYLMKYHAMSLLDAHTWTKSCRPIIRPNSGFWEQLIHYEFQLFGKNTVHMVSSPMGMIPDIYEKEVRLMIPL, from the coding sequence ATGACAGCACCCTCGTGTGCCTTCCCAGTTCAGTTCCGGCAGCCCTCAGTCAGCGGCCTCTCACAGATAACCAAGAGCCTGTATATCAGCAATGGTGTGGCCGCCAACAACAAGCTCATGCTGTCTAGCAACCAGATCACCATGGTCATCAATGTCTCAGTGGAGGTAGTGAACACCTTGTATGAGGATATCCAGTACATGCAGGTACCTGTAGCTGATGCCCCTAACTCACGTCTCTGTGACTTCTTTGACCCTATTGCTGACCATATCCACAGCGTGGAGATGAAGCAGGGCCGTACTCTGCTGCACTGCGCTGCTGGTGTGAGCCGCTCAGCCGCCCTGTGCCTCGCCTACCTCATGAAGTACCACGCCATGTCCCTGCTGGACGCCCACACGTGGACCAAGTCGTGCCGGCCCATCATCCGACCCAATAGCGGCTTTTGGGAGCAGCTCATCCACTATGAGTTTCAGTTGTTTGGCAAGAACACCGTGCACATGGTCAGTTCCCCAATGGGAATGATCCCTGACATCTATGAGAAGGAAGTCCGTTTGATGATTCCACTGTGA